The following proteins come from a genomic window of Rhodospirillales bacterium:
- a CDS encoding sulfurtransferase encodes MRRMFAFLLTAALAGMAGAASAASPLVDVNWVKANVGKPNVVFLDVRGEGRADYIRAHIPGAIYSDYAKDGWRVKDKNGTPAMLPEPAAMEKLIGGLGIDNKSHVVIIPSGTNALDMGTATRIYWTFKVMGHDEVSILNGGWQAYSVVDEKTKQPVNPVETGNITPKATTFKANVRTDMIPTKDDVKKALDAKVPVIDHRPADFYLGVTQHPLTKRTGTIPGAKNLPEAWITENNSGKFRDKAALEKLYAAAGVPTSGEQLSFCNTGHWASLGWFASSEIIGNKKVKMYDGSMVEWANDANLPIEAKISVGK; translated from the coding sequence ATGAGACGAATGTTTGCGTTTCTTCTGACCGCCGCGCTCGCCGGCATGGCGGGAGCGGCCTCGGCGGCCAGTCCGCTGGTCGACGTGAATTGGGTTAAGGCCAACGTCGGCAAGCCGAACGTCGTGTTTCTCGACGTGCGCGGCGAAGGCCGCGCCGACTACATCCGCGCCCACATTCCGGGCGCGATCTATTCGGACTACGCCAAAGACGGCTGGCGGGTGAAGGACAAGAACGGCACGCCCGCCATGCTGCCCGAGCCGGCGGCGATGGAAAAACTGATCGGCGGCCTCGGCATCGACAACAAGTCCCACGTCGTCATTATCCCGAGCGGCACCAACGCTCTCGACATGGGCACCGCCACCCGCATCTATTGGACCTTCAAAGTAATGGGCCATGACGAGGTGTCGATCCTCAACGGCGGCTGGCAGGCCTATTCGGTGGTCGACGAAAAGACCAAGCAGCCGGTCAACCCGGTCGAGACCGGCAACATCACGCCCAAGGCCACGACCTTCAAGGCTAACGTGCGGACCGACATGATTCCGACCAAGGACGACGTCAAGAAGGCGCTCGACGCCAAGGTGCCCGTGATCGACCATCGGCCGGCGGACTTCTACCTCGGCGTCACCCAGCATCCCTTGACCAAGCGCACCGGCACCATCCCCGGGGCCAAGAACCTGCCCGAGGCGTGGATCACGGAGAACAACAGCGGCAAGTTCCGCGATAAGGCGGCGCTGGAGAAGCTGTACGCGGCGGCCGGCGTGCCGACCAGCGGCGAGCAGTTGAGCTTCTGCAACACCGGCCATTGGGCGAGCCTCGGCTGGTTCGCCTCGTCCGAAATCATCGGGAACAAGAAGGTCAAGATGTACGACGGCTCGATGGTCGAGTGGGCCAACGATGCCAACCTGCCGATCGAGGCGAAGATCAGCGTCGGCAAATAG
- the thiS gene encoding sulfur carrier protein ThiS: MQLTVNGEARIFDPPLTVADLLARIGMDARKVAVERNREVVPKSRYGATPLGEGDRIEIVHFIGGGAPEGMGSADEDTWTVAGRRFRSRLIVGTGKYKDYETNRLALEASGAEIVTVAVRRVNLDDPKKPMLTDFIDPKKYTYLPNTAGCYTAEDALRTLRLAREAGGWDLVKLEILGDPKTLYPRMIETLEATGVLVREGFQVMVYCNDDPIMAKRLEDAGAAAIMPLGAPIGSGLGIQNKVNIRLIVEQAKVPVLVDAGVGTASDATEAMELGCDGVLMNTAIAEAKDPVRMARAMGHAVAAGRLAYLAGRMPKKLYADPSSPLAGLI, encoded by the coding sequence ATGCAACTTACCGTCAACGGCGAAGCGCGCATCTTCGATCCGCCCCTGACCGTCGCCGACCTTCTGGCGCGGATCGGCATGGACGCGCGCAAGGTGGCGGTCGAGCGCAACCGCGAGGTGGTGCCCAAGTCCCGTTATGGAGCGACGCCGCTGGGAGAGGGCGACCGCATCGAGATCGTCCATTTCATCGGCGGCGGGGCACCCGAGGGCATGGGGTCCGCCGACGAGGATACCTGGACCGTGGCCGGGCGGCGGTTTCGCTCGCGCCTGATCGTCGGCACCGGCAAATATAAAGACTACGAGACCAACCGGCTGGCGCTGGAAGCCTCGGGCGCCGAAATCGTCACGGTGGCCGTGCGCCGGGTCAACTTGGACGACCCCAAGAAGCCGATGCTGACCGACTTTATCGACCCCAAGAAGTATACGTATCTGCCCAACACCGCCGGCTGCTACACCGCCGAGGATGCGCTGCGCACGCTGCGGCTTGCGCGCGAGGCGGGGGGCTGGGATTTGGTCAAGCTGGAGATCCTGGGCGACCCCAAGACCCTTTATCCGCGCATGATCGAGACCCTGGAAGCAACAGGGGTCCTGGTGCGCGAGGGATTCCAGGTCATGGTCTACTGCAACGACGACCCGATCATGGCCAAGCGCCTGGAAGATGCCGGCGCCGCCGCGATCATGCCCTTGGGCGCGCCGATCGGCTCCGGGCTCGGCATCCAGAACAAGGTCAACATCCGCCTGATCGTCGAGCAGGCCAAGGTCCCGGTTCTGGTCGACGCCGGGGTCGGTACCGCCTCCGACGCCACCGAGGCGATGGAGCTCGGCTGCGACGGCGTGCTGATGAACACCGCCATCGCCGAGGCCAAGGACCCGGTGCGCATGGCCCGCGCCATGGGCCACGCGGTTGCCGCCGGACGGCTCGCCTACCTCGCCGGGCGCATGCCGAAGAAGCTCTACGCCGACCCGTCGTCGCCGCTCGCCGGGTTGATCTAA
- a CDS encoding helix-turn-helix domain-containing protein, whose product MSTARFTADEARRRARVRRKILKATTEAEIARQAKEDGTDTAAVGFRHALKEGRLRTVTPLDVAAIRAKTGLSQDRFARAFQISPHTLRNWEQGRRVPEGPARALLLAIDRAPGAVLRALQG is encoded by the coding sequence ATGTCTACCGCAAGATTCACGGCTGACGAGGCCCGCCGCCGGGCGCGGGTCCGGCGAAAAATCCTGAAGGCGACCACCGAAGCGGAGATCGCCCGCCAGGCGAAGGAAGACGGGACCGATACCGCCGCCGTGGGTTTCAGGCATGCGCTCAAGGAGGGCCGTTTGCGGACGGTGACGCCGCTCGACGTGGCCGCCATTCGCGCCAAGACGGGATTGTCCCAGGACCGCTTCGCACGCGCGTTCCAGATCAGCCCGCACACGTTGCGCAACTGGGAGCAGGGCCGCCGCGTACCGGAGGGTCCGGCGCGCGCACTTCTGCTCGCCATTGATCGCGCGCCTGGCGCGGTGTTGCGGGCGCTGCAAGGATAA
- a CDS encoding YbhB/YbcL family Raf kinase inhibitor-like protein, with translation MPLVLTSSAFAAGGEIPSRHTCEGEDVSPPLAWSGAPPGTKSFALIVDDPDAPDPRAPKMTWVHWVLYNLPGATHALPEGATSRSLPAGTREGLNDWKRTGYGGPCPPIGRHRYFHKLYALDAVLPDLGQPTKATLEKAMKGHVLAHAELVGTYQKKTR, from the coding sequence ATGCCGCTCGTACTCACGTCATCCGCGTTCGCCGCCGGCGGGGAAATCCCGTCGCGCCATACCTGCGAGGGCGAGGATGTATCGCCGCCGCTCGCCTGGTCCGGTGCGCCGCCGGGCACAAAAAGCTTCGCCCTGATCGTCGACGATCCGGACGCGCCCGACCCGAGGGCACCGAAAATGACCTGGGTCCACTGGGTGCTCTACAACCTGCCCGGCGCCACCCATGCCTTGCCCGAGGGCGCGACATCCCGGAGCCTTCCCGCCGGTACCCGCGAAGGACTCAACGACTGGAAGCGGACCGGTTACGGCGGTCCCTGCCCGCCCATCGGCCGGCACCGCTATTTCCACAAGCTCTACGCTTTGGATGCGGTGCTGCCCGATCTCGGCCAGCCGACTAAGGCAACGTTGGAAAAGGCGATGAAGGGCCATGTGCTCGCCCACGCCGAACTGGTCGGGACTTATCAGAAGAAGACGCGCTGA
- a CDS encoding BrnT family toxin, with product MFEWDAAKSEANLRARGFDFAHAARIFDGPVLEMDDDRADYGGRRIWAVGRAGDDVLFVVYTWRNGVRRIISARMANRRERDVYRKIHG from the coding sequence ATGTTCGAGTGGGACGCGGCGAAGAGCGAAGCCAATCTGCGCGCCCGGGGCTTCGACTTCGCCCATGCCGCCCGGATATTCGACGGCCCGGTGTTGGAAATGGATGATGATCGGGCCGATTACGGCGGGCGGCGCATCTGGGCCGTTGGCCGCGCGGGCGATGACGTTCTGTTCGTCGTCTACACTTGGCGCAATGGCGTGCGCCGCATTATCTCGGCGCGCATGGCCAACCGGAGGGAACGCGATGTCTACCGCAAGATTCACGGCTGA
- a CDS encoding type III PLP-dependent enzyme, whose product MTPKIERFLADRPPTPCLVVDLDVVRNRYQTLKRELPVADVYYAVKANPARPVLDLLVGLGSCFDAASLQEVEACLASGAKPKAISYGNTVKKEADIAGAFAKGVDLYAFDSAEELEKLARAAPGARVYCRIITSNGGAQWPLSRKFGCDLDMARDLMIRARTLGLDAYGLSFHVGSQQTDPMQWDVAIGRAAMVFSDLRHHGIEVKMLNLGGGFPAHYREDIPEFGAFADTIMKAMTRHFGNALPEMIIEPGRSVVGDAGVLESEVVLVAKRGYKDASRWVYLDVGKFGGLAETMDEAIQYRIRAAGVGGRSSRVVIAGPTCDSVDTLYEKAGYRLPDALKAGDRLRLMSAGAYTTTYASIGFNGFAPLREHYI is encoded by the coding sequence ATGACCCCCAAAATCGAACGCTTCCTCGCCGATCGCCCGCCCACGCCCTGCCTGGTGGTGGACTTGGACGTGGTCCGCAATCGCTATCAAACCCTCAAGCGCGAGTTGCCGGTGGCCGACGTTTATTACGCGGTCAAGGCCAACCCGGCGCGCCCGGTGCTCGACCTGCTGGTCGGGCTCGGCTCCTGCTTCGACGCCGCCAGCCTGCAGGAGGTGGAAGCGTGCCTCGCCTCCGGCGCCAAGCCCAAGGCGATCTCCTACGGCAACACGGTCAAGAAGGAAGCCGACATCGCCGGCGCTTTCGCCAAGGGCGTCGACCTCTATGCCTTCGACAGCGCCGAAGAGCTCGAAAAGCTTGCCCGCGCCGCCCCGGGGGCCCGGGTCTATTGCCGCATCATCACCTCCAACGGCGGCGCGCAATGGCCGCTGTCGCGCAAGTTCGGCTGCGATCTGGACATGGCCCGCGACCTGATGATCCGCGCCCGTACCCTCGGCCTCGACGCCTACGGGCTTTCCTTCCACGTCGGCTCGCAGCAGACCGACCCGATGCAATGGGACGTGGCCATCGGCCGCGCGGCGATGGTCTTTTCCGACCTCCGCCATCACGGCATCGAGGTCAAGATGCTCAACCTGGGCGGCGGGTTCCCGGCGCACTACCGCGAAGACATCCCGGAATTCGGCGCCTTCGCCGACACCATCATGAAGGCCATGACCCGCCATTTCGGCAATGCGCTGCCGGAAATGATCATCGAACCGGGCCGTTCCGTGGTCGGCGACGCGGGCGTGTTGGAAAGCGAAGTCGTGCTGGTGGCCAAGCGCGGCTACAAGGACGCGTCCCGCTGGGTCTACCTCGACGTCGGCAAGTTCGGCGGCCTCGCCGAAACCATGGACGAGGCGATCCAGTACCGCATCCGCGCCGCCGGCGTCGGCGGACGCTCCAGCCGGGTGGTGATCGCCGGGCCGACCTGCGACAGCGTCGACACCCTCTACGAGAAGGCCGGTTACCGGCTGCCCGACGCCTTGAAGGCGGGCGACCGGCTGCGGCTGATGTCGGCCGGGGCCTACACGACCACCTACGCCTCGATTGGCTTCAACGGCTTCGCGCCGCTCCGGGAGCATTACATCTGA
- a CDS encoding TlpA family protein disulfide reductase: MPYAVDDRIVFDPAQWAGVLAPYPSPADDAKAPVGWETGARYFDLGFTMRDGTKTSIAALKGKLVVLQFWGSWCPPCRVEMPAFQKLYDSLKNRADIAFALLNFREDAATGYRWAERNDYRLPFADSGNKGREDNNLYLADGSAIPYGTAVALAQVPTTLILDRRGRVIFRKSGATDSWPAMTEQIGHALDHSAR; the protein is encoded by the coding sequence GTGCCCTACGCCGTGGACGACCGGATCGTCTTCGACCCCGCGCAATGGGCCGGAGTGCTGGCGCCTTATCCGTCACCTGCCGATGACGCCAAGGCGCCGGTCGGCTGGGAAACCGGCGCGCGCTATTTTGACCTCGGCTTCACGATGCGCGACGGGACCAAGACTTCGATCGCCGCGCTGAAGGGCAAGCTCGTTGTTCTCCAGTTCTGGGGCTCCTGGTGCCCGCCCTGCCGGGTCGAGATGCCGGCGTTCCAAAAACTTTACGATTCCCTCAAGAATCGCGCCGACATCGCTTTCGCGCTGCTCAACTTCCGCGAGGACGCCGCCACCGGTTATCGCTGGGCCGAGCGCAACGATTACCGTCTGCCTTTCGCCGATTCCGGCAACAAGGGGCGCGAAGACAACAACCTCTATCTCGCCGACGGAAGCGCGATTCCCTACGGCACCGCAGTGGCGCTCGCCCAGGTGCCGACCACCCTGATCCTCGATCGCCGGGGAAGGGTGATCTTTCGCAAAAGCGGCGCGACCGATTCCTGGCCCGCGATGACCGAGCAGATTGGCCACGCGCTCGATCATTCCGCGCGCTGA